The genome window CCGGTGCAGCCGAAGTACGACAGCGTGGTCATGATGAGCCCGGGGTTCGCGTGAGTCAGCTTCTCGAAGTCCAGGCCCAAGCTCGCCATCTCCGTCGGATGGTAGTTGTGAAGAAGAATATCCGCGCCGGCACACAGGCTTTGCAACAGCGCTTGCCCCTTGGGCGCGCGCAGGTTGAGCGTTACCCCACGCTTATTGGTATTGAGGTAGAGAAACAGCCCACTCTTCTCCGGGTGGGGAGTATCGCCGGGGAAAGGTCCGCGCGTGCGAGCGCTGTCCCCACTAGGCTCTTCGACCTTGATGACCTCCGCCCCAAAGTCGGCAAGCAACTTGCCGGTGTACGAGGCCGACACCAAATTTCCGCACTCGACGACGGTAATGCCGCTGAGGAGTTGATCCGCCATAACACGTCTCCGTTATTTAATGACAACCGGGTTCACCGGCGAAACCAAGGCCATGCCTTCCGCTTCCGCCTTGCTATTGCCGCCGAACCATAAGCCCAAATTTGGAGGGGGTCAAGGCGCGCGTCGTCGCCTTCCCGCGCCTTGCGGACCTGCGGAGAATCAAGCAAATTAGGGAGGTTCACGCACGCGACCAACGGTAAAAACAGAGGAGTCGAGATTGCGGATTCTCCACATCGTCCAAGGTTTTCCCCCGGAATTTTTCGCTGGCACGGAATTGTACTGCCAGGCGCTTGCTCACGCATTGCACGAACGCGGACACGAGTGCTTCGTCTTCGCTGGCTCTCACCAATATGCGCAGCATCCTGCCCTGCTCGTCACCGAAGAAGCCGGAATCGGCGTGGCGCGGTATGTGACTCCGTTTCCTCCACAATGGCAGGAGCGGCAAATCGAACAGTACGATCCGCACGCGGAGCAGCTTTTCCGCCGTCACCTGGAGACGATCCGCCCCGACGTGGTGCACCTCCAGCATTGGCATCTGCTCACCACCACGCTCGTCTCCCAGACGACGGCAGCCGGCATTCCCGTGGTGGCCACCTTGCACGATCTGTGGACGACCTGTGCGCGCATGCATCGCCAACATCGTCAGGGTCATTTTTGCCAGGAGCCACCCTCCCCGTCTCTATGCGCGGCCTGCGTCGAGCGTCAGCCCTGGCAAGGAGAGGCAGAAGTGCGGCAAGATCTCGCCTTCCGTCAGCAACAGCTTGCCGCCGAACTCCAACAGGCGCACGTGCTCATAGTCCCGTCGGAGTCGCATCGGCAAGCGCTGCAGCGGTTCTTGGCCCTCCCCGGAGACCGCCTGCGCGTGGTGCCGCATGGATCTTTGGCGCGTCTTGCGCCACGAACGGAGTATCCATCATCGCGCTTTCCCCAGCGTCGGCTGCGCTTGGCGCATTGGGGCCATCTGACTCCGCATAAAGGCGTGCATGTGCTGCTGGAAGCGCTGCGGCTGCTGCCTGATCCTGCGGCTGTAGAAATGATTCTCCTCGGTCAAGCGTCCGACCCAGAGTACTCGGCGCGGTTGCAAACGCTGGCGGCGGGGTTGTCGGTCACTTTTGCCGGCGGATATCAGGTCACGGATCTCTCGCGTCTCAATGCCGACCTGGCCGTGTTTCCTTCGCTGGCCTGGGAAACCTACAGCTTCGTGTTGGATGAAGCGCTTCAGCTCGGTTTGCCGGTCATCGTTTCCGATCGTGGCGCACTGGCGGCACGTGCCGGCGAGGCAGGACTGGTGTTTGCCGGGGGGGACGCGCTTGTGTTGGCGCAACGGATTCAAGACGTGCTCGACTCCCCAACGCTGCTGGACGAGCTGAAGCGACACATTGCCGCAGTTCCCCTGGTTTCTATGGCAGAGCATGCACGAGTCATCGAAGGTATTTATAAAGAAGCCCAAGAAGCACGGCAGCAGGCCCCGCTCAACTTTACCGAGACTGGGGTCCCGACGACGCAGCGCCTCGCGGCTTTCCATGTCAGCCTCGCCGCCCGTGAGCAAGAAATCCTGACGCTGCAAACCAGCCAGCAACAGCAGCTCGCCACACTCGCCCAACGTGAAGCGGTGATCGCGCAACAGGACACGACACTGCGCCAGCAAGCGGAGACACTTCAGCAACAAAGCGAGCAACTAGGCCAACAAACGGAAACCCTCCGTCAGCAGGAAACCCGCCTCCATCAGCAGGAAGAGGCGGCGCGGCGGCGAGCGGAAAAACTGCACCACAACGAGACGGTACGTCTTCAACTGCAAGAGCGTCTGCATCAACAGGAACTCGCCCTGCAACGCCAGGACCGGCAATTCCAGCAACATGAGCAAGAACTTCAGCAGCGCGAACAAGAAATCCAACAGACTCGCGAGCAACTGCACGCCCTAGAGCAAGAAGCGGTGCACCTGCGCACCCAGCTCCAAGACGAGACGGCGAAGGTACGCATCCTGGAAGACTGGCTACAAAAACTCTTCCACAGCCTGGGGTGGCGGATTCTCGACCGCTTCTACTACCTGCGAGAACATCTGCTGGCGCCGCCGGGTACGCGCCGAGGAAAAATCTACGACCGGCTCAAACGCATCGGCACGGCCTCGACCGTCACTGGGCTGAAAGGCCTCGTCCAGGAAACGCGCGCGCAGTTGCTCGCCGCTACCGCCACACGAGAAGATCCCTATCGCCTGTGGCTGGAACAACATGCCCTCACGCCGGAACGGACCCAACAGCTCCGCACGGCGGTACTCGCGCTCTCGTATCGACCCAAGGTGAGCGTCATCATGCCGGTGTACAACCCGGCCGAGACGTGGCTGCGGCGCGCGATCGAATCGGTCAGCAGTCAACTCTACCCCCACTGGGAACTCTGCCTCTGCGATGACGCCTCGACCGCAGCCCATGTGGCCCCGATCCTCGCCGAGTACGCGCGACAGGACGAACGGATTCGCGTACTGACGAGAGCGCACAACGGCGGTATTTCCACCGCCTCCAACGGTGCCCTGTCGCTCGCGACCGGGGAGTTCGTCGGGCTGCTCGATCATGATGACGAACTCACCCCCGACGCCCTCTCTGAAGTGGTCGCGCTGCTCAATGCCCAACCGGACCTCGATTTCATCTACTCGGATGAAGACAAGATGTCAGTGGACGGGCACCGGGAAGAGCCCTTCTTCAAGCCCGATTGGTCGCCCGACCTGCTGTTATCCATGAACTACATCACCCACTTCTCGGTGATGCGCCGCAGCCTAATTACCGAAGTCGGGGGCTTTACCGAGGGCATGGAAGGCAGTCAGGATTACGATCTCTTTCTCCGTCTCACGGAGAAAACCCAACGCATCGGTCACATTGCCAAGCCGCTCTACAGTTGGCGGAAAGTGCCGAGTTCCACTGCCGGCAACGCCCAAGCGAAACCCTACGCCCATCTCGCGGGACAACGCGCGCTCGAAGCCCATCTGCGACGCCGCGGCATCGACGCCGAGGTGGAGGATGGGTTGATCATGCCGTTTCGCTATCGCGTGCGGTATCGCATCCACGGGCAGCCGCTGGTGTCGATTATCATTCCCACCAAGGATCGCCTGGATCTGCTCCGGCGTTGCGTGGACTCGATCGAGAAAAAGACGGCGTATCGACAGTTCGAGATCGTCATCCTCGACCATCAAAGCGAAGAACCGGAAACCGCCGCCTATCTCGCCAGCCTGCCCCATACCGTCGTGCCGGTATCGGGACCGTTCAACTATTCCACGCTGAACAACATCGGCGTCGCCCATGCGCGCGGGGAGTTTCTGCTGTTCTTGAACAACGACACCGAAGTCATCTCGGAAGAGTGGCTCACCGCCATGCTCGAACATGCGCAACGGGAGGAAGTCGGTGCCGTCGGCGCCAAGCTGCTCTATCCGAACGACACCATCCAACATGCTGGGGTGGTGTTGGGGCACGGCGGCGTCGCCGGGCACGCCTTTTGGTATTTACCGGCTGAAGACGGCGGCTATTTCGACCTGCCCCATCTGATTCGCGATTACAGCGCGGTCACTGCCGCTTGCTTGATGATGAGGAAATCCGTGTTTGCCGAAGTTGGCGGCTTCGACGAGCAACTGCGCGTGGCCTTTAACGACATCGACCTGTGCCTGCGCGTCCGAGAGAAGGGGTACAGAAATATCTACACTCCCTATGCCGTGCTCTATCATTTGGAATCGGCCACCAGGAAGAAGCTGCACCCGATGAGCGACGAGAGGTTCTTTCGCCAACGTTGGGGGCAACTTATCGAAGCCGGCGATCCCTACTATAGTCCCCACCTCAGCTTAGAGCGGTTTGACTTCAGCCTACGGATTCTCGACCGCAATCCTTCGCCTCCTCGCCTTCCGGCAGAAGCGTAATGCCACTCTCCTGTCATTCCAACACCGCAAATACGAAACACATGGAACAAGAGCAAAGCCCTTCCCTAGAGACCGAAGCTCCAGAGACTGAAGTTTCCGCCAGCGAAGAGAACCGCACTAAAGGCTTAGAGGCACGATCCCGCTACAAAGAGACCTGGAACCAACTCGCCACCTCACCCGATATCGCCAAGCTCGTCGTCGCCGGGCACGACGATGAAGAGGCATTCGACCACTCGGGCCGTCATACTGTCGATATTCTCGATGAGCTTGTCGGCATCCGCCCCACAGATGTCATTCTGGAGATTGGCTGCGGTGTGGGCAGAGTAGGAAAAATCCTGAGCGGACAGTGCGCCAAGTGGATCGGCACCGATATTTCCGGGCGCATGCTACAGCACGCCACGCAGCGGCTGATCGGCCTGAACAACATCGAACTCATCGAACTCAACACTGTCGGGTTGCAAGAGATAGCCGACAACTCCGTCGATCTCGTGTATTGCACCGTAGTGTTCATGCATCTCTACGAATGGGATCGCTTCAAGTACGTCCACGAGGCGCTGCGGGTGCTAAAACCCGGCGGGAGATGCTTTTTCGATAACGTGGATCTCCTATCCGATCACGGTTGGAAAGTGTTCATGGAAGGGTTTGCCTACAGCGCCGAGCGTAGGCCCGCGCAACTGAGCATGGCCTCGACTGGCGAAGAACTCCACACCTATGCCCAGCGGGCTGGGTTCACGAACGTTGCCGTGCATCGTTGGGACGATGCCTGGGTGGGAGTTGTCGGCGTGAAGCCGTAGCCCTTTCCCCCGGCGCTGAAGCGCCGGGCTACATAACAGCGCCGGCTCAAGCCGGCTTCCAGCCCCGTTCACGGGGCATTGTGTAGTAGCCCGGAGGGCGAAGGCTTCACCAGTACGCAGACCGACTGTCCGAGGGTCCCTTTCTCTTCGATGAGCGACCCATCTTCCAAGATCAAGGGATGGGGAAGTGGAATATGCGGGGTATCGCCGTCGTGCAACGCCTCGATCCCTAAACCGAGGTGCCGTGCCCAGGCGGTAATGCCGTCTCTGCTCATGAACATATTCAGCGGACTCGACTCATCCCAGTTGGGGACCATCGTCTCGAAGACAGCCCAATGCGACGGAATAGCGAATTCGAGAAACGAAAAGATGATTTTCCCCCCGGGTTTCAGCACCCGCTTAGCCTCCTGCAGGTAGCGGTATGATTGTTCGTGCAGCAGATGAGTGAACACCGAAAAGAAACACACCATGTCGGCGGTGTCGTCCTCCTCAGAGATGCGCAGCCCTTCCGCCACTTCGAATCGCCAATCCGGTCGTCCTACCAATTGGCGGGCATACTCGCAAAGCTCCGGGACGATGTCGATGCCGAGATATCTGCCGGAGAGGTACTGCGAGAGCGGTTGCGCCAAGCGCCCGGAACCGCACCCGACATCGATCACATAGCCGTCTTTATGCAGGCCATAGTGGATGAGGAGTTCGCGTTCGAGAATCCCGAAAGCCTCGAACTGCCCACCGATCGCTTGTTGCATCGCCTGGGCGACGGGAAGCGATTTCTTGACGGCATCGACATGGCCAGCGTACCGGCTACGGAAATCGAGCTTCCTCATCCAGTGCTCCTCATTTGACAGTAACGCTCGGATAGGAAACCTGGGTCTCGCCGTTCGGACTCACATCGATCTGTACGAACCCTGGTGCTTCGCCCTCCAAGAGTTGGGATGACTGTCCAGCTTCTTCTTCCCCAACCACCAGCGATGCCTGCCCGGTGGCGTTCGCCGTCCAAGAAACCAGACCAGTTGAACAGCCAGCAAGAACAATCGACATAGTCAGGGTCCCAGTACAGGTATTCCCAGAACAGTTGCCGACAATGTCGGTGTTGCCTTCCGGCGCTGGGTCGTGCAGTTCCCAGTGGCCGCTAGAGATCGGGATCAATCCACTACAGCTTTGCAAGATGCGCACGTAGTTCCCGCAGGTGCCGATGAACACTATCGAAGCACCGGAGGAGGAACAAATCTTGGCATCGGAGCCGACAAAGATATAATCCACCAGTGGGGATTCGATGAGATGGGTCTTGGCCGGGTTAATGTACAGACGCGCCGCGCACTGAGTGCCGGACCAACTCGAGGTCGGGCCGCAACTGTTTCCTTGCGAGGTCGCACCCTCGAACAATCCGGCACCAGGGACAGCCTGAGTGGAGTTGATTTTGATTACTTCGACCAACCCTATGCCAGTGGTGTTGCTGGCACCGCGCACGATCGCGGTGTACGCCCCGGGCGGCAAAGTAATCAAAATGGCCGATTCGGAAGTATTGGTCGGCCGTAACCCTTCAGGAATGTCCGGCCAATTACTCGCTTCCTGCCAATTATCGTTGAACCCAATGGTTGCCGTCCCAGCAACCAACTGCACAGTCGGGTTGGCCAAGACGCCTGGCACGCCAAACTCGCTCAGACTGGGACCGATGGCGCGGATGAGTACCGTCATCTGACTGTCTTCGATAATGAAGCCCCCGATCAGCACCTTACCTTCATCTTCTCGCCCGACAAACCCGCGCGTAGAAATATCCAAAAAGTCACCGGCTCTGGTCATCGCCGGGAGCAGCATCGTCAGCACCAGCATGTTCGTTGCTAGCCAAAGCCTTTGACACGAGGAGCGCGACACTGTCACAGTCATTCTTCGTTGCACAACACAATCCTCCCTCTGCCTCCGATTCGAGACGCTAGCCGCCACCATAATGAACCGAGAAAATTAGACAATCGGGAGAGGGGAAGGCGGGGACGTTGCGGACATCGGTCACAACTGAGACACAAGCCACTCTAGCTTTCTATCCTCTCCCTTGAGGGGAGAGGATACAGGAGAGGGTGAACAGAGGATTTCTTCCACTGGCCCCCTCTCCCTAGCCCTCTCCCACGAGGGGAGAGGGGACCTGCAAGCGTCTTGTTCAGGGAAAAGCAGCGAGAGAGTGAGGGGTAGGTTTTCAGGTCAATCGCTTCAGAACAACGGGATCAACGATTCCGGTCCCGTGGCCACCGTTTTACAGTCGGTGCCGGCTGGGCAACTGCCGCTGACGACCTCCCGAAACAAGGTCACTTTAATCGTTTCACTATTAAAGTTTCCCGTGGCGGACGCTCCTCGCCGATACGTGCAGCTTCCTTCGGTGATCACTTCCGGGTTGGTCTGCGTCAGCGAGAACTGTCCCGCGTCATTCACTGTCCCAACGAGGAAGACGTTTTCCCCAAATACCTCGACAGCCAAGCTGTTGCCCGCCTGTCGAATATCGAGATCGGCAAAAATTTCCTCCTCTTCGCTATCGCAGGTATCACTCGTCACCGGCGCTTCGACGGTATACGAACCAGAAAACGCCCCGAGCGGAACATTGGTTTCGCTCATTTTAATAACCTCGACCAGCCCGACGCCGGTGGTGTTGCTCACCCCGCTGACAATTCCAGTGTAGGCACCGGGCGGCAACGCTACCAACAACGCCGACTCAGCGGTATTGGTCGGCTGGAGCCCGGTAGGGATCAGCGAAGCGTTCGCCCCGCTTTGCCAGTTATCGTTGGAAGTAATCAGCGCTGGACTGCCATCGAACAGCTGTAGCATCGGGTTGGCCAGAACGCCTGACACGCCAAAATTCGACAGGCTGGGGCCGATCGCGCGGATGAGCACCGTCATCGATTCGTCTTCGACAATGAAACCGCCGATCATCACACCATCGCCTGTCCCCACCAACCCCCGGGTAGAGATATCCAAGAAATCGCCGGCTCTCGCAGTAACGGGGAACAGCTCCGCCAGCACGAACACACTCACACCTACACAAAGCCTATGACACCAGGAGCGCCATCGGTGACTAGTCATTCTTCGTTCCACAACCTCATCCTTTCTTCAAGCGACTCGACAAGTCTTCCACTACCGGATGGCAATCACTTCAACCAGCGCCACGCCCGTGGTGCCACCCACGCCGCTCACGATCGCCGTGTAAGCCCCGGGGTTCAAGGTCACTAACAGGGCTGCTTCCACACTATTGGAGGGTTGCAATCCGACCGGGATGTTTGCGGAATTCGCATCGGTCTGCCAGCTATCGTTAAAAGCAATCTGCGTGAGCGTTCCATCAAACAGTTGCAAAAACGGGTTCGCCAGAACGCCTGACACGCCAAAATTAGACAGGCTGGGACCGATCGCCCGGATGAGCACCGTCATCGGCCCATCTTCAATGATGAAGCCGCCGATCATCACGTTATCTCCAGTCCCCACCAACCCCCGGGTCGAGATATCGAGGAAACTGCCGCCCGGCGTGCTGGTCGTCGCGTTCCAACCGATGTCCTTCAGCAACGCCGTCGTCAGGTCCAAGTCATGGTTGGGACCCGTGTACATAGGCTCCATCAGTTCGTTGGGGGTTAGGGAAGTGCTGTAGTGCGATACCGACGAACCGGGCTGCTGGGGATTCGGCGCATACATCTCCACATGCCCGCTCACATGGCGACCGGCACTCAGCCCGCTGCTCCCAGCAACCACGTTCGGGCAGGTCCAGTGTAAGTTGCCAGTGTTGGTGCTGGCGGCAACCCGTTCCAGATCCGTCATGTCCGGATACGCCTTGGTGGTGGAATGATCTTCCAGGCACAGCATGTAGGTATCGTTGCGACCGTCTAATCTTGCTCCAGTAGAAAGACTCACGAGCGTACTAAACCCAAGCCCATGACTGAATTCATGGAGGAGAACAGAGACCAAATCGATCCGATTGGAAGGAGCAGCACCGTCGAGCCCGTAGTACCAACCGCTAGTCTCCAAGCAACCGGGCATGCCGACATTGCTGTTGAACGTCGCGATAATATCGCTGTTGGCAGGGTCAGCATCGGCTCCGAACAGGCTATTCACCAGAGCGATCGGATACCACGTATTGGCTGCCGGAGCCCCGGAAAAGTCTCTCGCTACATTGATAGGCCCCGCCGACCCAAGCGTTCCGCTGAAGGCCGAGCAGGTCAGCGGATTAAACTGCGAGTCGATTTTGATCTCCACGGCACTGGTGAGACGAGCACCCCAAAGACTGGCCGCATACTGAAAGGCATTGAGCCGCTGCTGCCCTACCGTCGTCCCGGTGTTGCCCCCAACCGAGGTGACGGCAGTGGGATCGTTAAATCCTTCGCCGGGGCCATCTAAATTGACTACGGTGATGGTTGCCGCCCAGGTGTCGCCATGGGAACCAGAAATCGCGACAGCAAAGGCCACAATTGACAGTAATACGGTAAGCCTTGAAATAGGGCGCATGACATGTTCCTCCCATGGTTTCACACTCTAGCTAAAATGGGGGGTTGTCATTCCGAACCGGAACCCTTCGACTGCGCTCAGGATAAACTCCGTGCAGGTGAGGAATCTCGGCTTGTTGCTGCCATGACGAGATCCCTCGTCGCTACGCTTCTCGGAATGACATTCCTCAGAATCCCCCGGACGAAAGCGACGAAGGAATGGCTAACGTTTCCCGCCCGTCGTCGTATCAGGGGCCTGATGCTCAATCTTTACTTTGCCGTCACTCCCTTGCGTCGCTACCACTGGGCTTTGAAAACGCCCTTGCAGATGGATCAGCGTGCCTCCGCCCGGCACGGGGCTCGGCTCAGGTACCAGCCCTGCACTAGAGGTGCTCGTCGCCGCAGCGCCAGCGTCCAGTTCAGACTGGGGTGGCTCTTGAGCGGGCGGCTCGACTACTTCTCCGGTCTGAGGATCGACGTACACTTTCATACCAGCAGCGGGTTGGGCAGGAGTGCCCTGCACGGCGGCTTGCTGCTCTTTCGCGGAGGTTTTTTTCATGTCACACGCCAAAACGACAGGGGCAATGCCGACGGAGAGCGCCCCTAAGATGAAGGCACCTGTCCGGCTGGCCAGCCACATTTTTTCTACAAGCACGGATCTTTTCATGAGATGATCTCCTTTCCGATTCGTTTACCATGCCTTTCACCGATACCACAGAAACGGCAACCGCGAAACGTTCGGCAAAAATTTCTGCCCAGAGCACCAGAGTGAAGCTGCTGTTCCGTCCCTTGGCGTCGGAGCGGCTATAGGATAGAGCTAGGAACGATGAACGCGGTAGACCTCTCCATCGTTATCGTCAGTTGGAACAGCGGGCACGACGTGATCGCGTGTCTCGACAGTCTCCAGGCGGCTGCCCAATCCGAGCGGATAGAAATCGTGCTGGTGGACAATGCTTCGGAGGACGGCAGTATCGATACCGTGCGACGTTTTTTTCCCCAGGTGAAACTCATCGAAACCGGCGCGAATCTCGGCTTCGCCCGTGCAGCGAATCTCGGCTGGCGGCAGGCGCAAGGAGAACACGTGCTGTTTCTCAACCCAGATACGCATGTGTTCGCCGGAGCGCTCGAACGTGGCTTGGCCTACTTTCGCGCCCACCCCTCGGTTGGGGTGCTTGGGCTCAAACTTCTCAATCACGACGGTTCCCTGCAGGTGTCCTGCCGTAATTTCCTTTCTCTCCCACTCCTCCTCAGTGACAATCTGCTGCGTTTACCCTTCGTGCCTCGCCGGCTCGCCAGTCGCTTCATTTATCGACTGTGGGACCACGGAGAAACACGCGCGGTCGATTGGGTCTGCGGGGCCTGCATGTTCCTTCGCCGCAGTTTACTGGAGGACATCGGTGGATTGAACGAAGCCTATTTCATGTACGGGGAGGATATGGACCTGTGCTATCGCGTCCGGCAGCAGGGCTACACCGTAGTCTACTACCCAGAAGCGGCGATCATGCATTACGGCAACCGCAGCGGCGAGAAACGTTGGGCCGAAAAAAGGGAAGCCGAGATCGTGCGCGCGGAGTTGACCTTCCTCCGTAAGCACCACGGACGCCTCTCCTGGTTCCTCTTCCGCGCCCTGGCTGGGGGCGCCTTTCTCGCCAAAGCCGCGTTCTTTTTTCTGCGCGGTTGTCAGCCGGCAAAAGGACAGTGGAAAGTCGAAGCCTCTCGCTATTGGCAAATGGCCAAAGCGTGCAAAGAGGCAGTGGCGTCGTGACCTGCAGCTAAACGCTACGGCTACCTATCCCACTCATGCACGGACTCGCACACCCACCGCACCTGCTCTTCGGTCAAATGGGGATACAACGGTAAAGACAGACATTCCCGCGCGCAGGCTTCGGCAACCGGAAAGTCACCGGCACGATACCCAAGGGCGGCAAAGGCGGGTTGAAAATGTAGCGGCTGCGGGTAGTGCAGCGCGGTCATGACACCGCGCTGACGAAGAAATTCGGCCAAGGCGGCGCGGCGCGGAGTGCGCACGACATAGAGATGGTAGACATGCAACGCGTCGGGACTTTCGCACGGCAACTGTAAAGAGGTATTTTGTAGCTGTCGTCGATATTCGTCCGCCCAACACCGCCGACGCTCGTTCCATTCGTCGAGACGAGCGAGCTTCACTGCCAACGCCGCCGCCTGGATGCCGTCGAGCCGCGAGTTCCATCCGATCAGGCTATGTTCGTATTTGCGCGCTTGCCCATGGTCCGCCAGCAACCGCACTTGGCGCGCTAACTCTGGATCGTTCGTCACCACCGCACCACCGTCCCCGAGTCCGCCGAGATTTTTGGTGGGATAGAAGCTGAAGCACCCTAACGTTCCCAACGCGCCAACGCGCTGCCCCTGCCACCGCGCTCCGTGCGCCTGGCAAGCGTCTTCGATCACCGCCGCGCCAGCATCGGCGGCAATGCGTCGAATCTGCCCCATGTCGGCGGGATGCCCAAACAGATGCACGGGAAGTACGGCTTTCACCGGGCCGCAGCGTCGGAGGAGCGCCTCCAGCGCGAGCGGGTCCATCGCGTAAGAGCGAGGCTCGATATCGACAAACAACGGGCGGGCGCCGACGTGGCCGATAGCTTCGGCCGTTGCGGCAAAGGTGAAGGGCGTAGTCACCACCTCATCGCCCTGCCCTACTCCGGCAGCGCGCAACGAGAGCATCAGAGCATCCGTGCCGTTACCGACACCGATACAAAACCGGGCTTCGCAATAGGCAGCAAAGGATTCCTCGAACTCTCGCACGAAGCGTCCGTGGACAAACGCGGACTCGCGGATGACCGCAGCGAG of Deltaproteobacteria bacterium contains these proteins:
- a CDS encoding class I SAM-dependent methyltransferase → MRKLDFRSRYAGHVDAVKKSLPVAQAMQQAIGGQFEAFGILERELLIHYGLHKDGYVIDVGCGSGRLAQPLSQYLSGRYLGIDIVPELCEYARQLVGRPDWRFEVAEGLRISEEDDTADMVCFFSVFTHLLHEQSYRYLQEAKRVLKPGGKIIFSFLEFAIPSHWAVFETMVPNWDESSPLNMFMSRDGITAWARHLGLGIEALHDGDTPHIPLPHPLILEDGSLIEEKGTLGQSVCVLVKPSPSGLLHNAP
- a CDS encoding DegT/DnrJ/EryC1/StrS family aminotransferase, with the protein product MNDHHTPTPGLYVPQIDLAAQHRECEAALQAALAAVIRESAFVHGRFVREFEESFAAYCEARFCIGVGNGTDALMLSLRAAGVGQGDEVVTTPFTFAATAEAIGHVGARPLFVDIEPRSYAMDPLALEALLRRCGPVKAVLPVHLFGHPADMGQIRRIAADAGAAVIEDACQAHGARWQGQRVGALGTLGCFSFYPTKNLGGLGDGGAVVTNDPELARQVRLLADHGQARKYEHSLIGWNSRLDGIQAAALAVKLARLDEWNERRRCWADEYRRQLQNTSLQLPCESPDALHVYHLYVVRTPRRAALAEFLRQRGVMTALHYPQPLHFQPAFAALGYRAGDFPVAEACARECLSLPLYPHLTEEQVRWVCESVHEWDR
- a CDS encoding methyltransferase domain-containing protein yields the protein MEQEQSPSLETEAPETEVSASEENRTKGLEARSRYKETWNQLATSPDIAKLVVAGHDDEEAFDHSGRHTVDILDELVGIRPTDVILEIGCGVGRVGKILSGQCAKWIGTDISGRMLQHATQRLIGLNNIELIELNTVGLQEIADNSVDLVYCTVVFMHLYEWDRFKYVHEALRVLKPGGRCFFDNVDLLSDHGWKVFMEGFAYSAERRPAQLSMASTGEELHTYAQRAGFTNVAVHRWDDAWVGVVGVKP
- a CDS encoding glycosyltransferase family 2 protein, which gives rise to MNAVDLSIVIVSWNSGHDVIACLDSLQAAAQSERIEIVLVDNASEDGSIDTVRRFFPQVKLIETGANLGFARAANLGWRQAQGEHVLFLNPDTHVFAGALERGLAYFRAHPSVGVLGLKLLNHDGSLQVSCRNFLSLPLLLSDNLLRLPFVPRRLASRFIYRLWDHGETRAVDWVCGACMFLRRSLLEDIGGLNEAYFMYGEDMDLCYRVRQQGYTVVYYPEAAIMHYGNRSGEKRWAEKREAEIVRAELTFLRKHHGRLSWFLFRALAGGAFLAKAAFFFLRGCQPAKGQWKVEASRYWQMAKACKEAVAS
- a CDS encoding glycosyltransferase yields the protein MRILHIVQGFPPEFFAGTELYCQALAHALHERGHECFVFAGSHQYAQHPALLVTEEAGIGVARYVTPFPPQWQERQIEQYDPHAEQLFRRHLETIRPDVVHLQHWHLLTTTLVSQTTAAGIPVVATLHDLWTTCARMHRQHRQGHFCQEPPSPSLCAACVERQPWQGEAEVRQDLAFRQQQLAAELQQAHVLIVPSESHRQALQRFLALPGDRLRVVPHGSLARLAPRTEYPSSRFPQRRLRLAHWGHLTPHKGVHVLLEALRLLPDPAAVEMILLGQASDPEYSARLQTLAAGLSVTFAGGYQVTDLSRLNADLAVFPSLAWETYSFVLDEALQLGLPVIVSDRGALAARAGEAGLVFAGGDALVLAQRIQDVLDSPTLLDELKRHIAAVPLVSMAEHARVIEGIYKEAQEARQQAPLNFTETGVPTTQRLAAFHVSLAAREQEILTLQTSQQQQLATLAQREAVIAQQDTTLRQQAETLQQQSEQLGQQTETLRQQETRLHQQEEAARRRAEKLHHNETVRLQLQERLHQQELALQRQDRQFQQHEQELQQREQEIQQTREQLHALEQEAVHLRTQLQDETAKVRILEDWLQKLFHSLGWRILDRFYYLREHLLAPPGTRRGKIYDRLKRIGTASTVTGLKGLVQETRAQLLAATATREDPYRLWLEQHALTPERTQQLRTAVLALSYRPKVSVIMPVYNPAETWLRRAIESVSSQLYPHWELCLCDDASTAAHVAPILAEYARQDERIRVLTRAHNGGISTASNGALSLATGEFVGLLDHDDELTPDALSEVVALLNAQPDLDFIYSDEDKMSVDGHREEPFFKPDWSPDLLLSMNYITHFSVMRRSLITEVGGFTEGMEGSQDYDLFLRLTEKTQRIGHIAKPLYSWRKVPSSTAGNAQAKPYAHLAGQRALEAHLRRRGIDAEVEDGLIMPFRYRVRYRIHGQPLVSIIIPTKDRLDLLRRCVDSIEKKTAYRQFEIVILDHQSEEPETAAYLASLPHTVVPVSGPFNYSTLNNIGVAHARGEFLLFLNNDTEVISEEWLTAMLEHAQREEVGAVGAKLLYPNDTIQHAGVVLGHGGVAGHAFWYLPAEDGGYFDLPHLIRDYSAVTAACLMMRKSVFAEVGGFDEQLRVAFNDIDLCLRVREKGYRNIYTPYAVLYHLESATRKKLHPMSDERFFRQRWGQLIEAGDPYYSPHLSLERFDFSLRILDRNPSPPRLPAEA